From the Deinococcus sonorensis KR-87 genome, the window TGATGGCCGGAGCGGCGCAGGCCGAGGCGGACCTGCGGACCATCCAGGCCGCAGGCCGGGCCACGATGCAGGCGGCAGACAGCGCGGCCACCGCGCGCTTCAGCCGGCTGCATCAGGCGGCCCGGCAGCGGCTGGACACCCAGGCCGCCGCCCTGGACGCCACCATGAGCGCGGTGCTGGGCCTGAGCCCCCGCCGCACTCTGGAGCGCGGCTACGCGCTGGTCCGGAACGGGCGGGGCGAGGTGATCACCCGGGCAGCCCAGCTGCCCAGGGGCGAACGGCTGCTGCTGGAATTTGCCGACGGCCGGGTGGCTGCCCAGCAGACCGACCCCCCCGCCTGACATGAAAAGAGCAGGGCCGCCCGGTGAGGCGGCCCTGCTCTTTAGTCCCTGCGCTTCAGTTCAGAACAGCAGGGTGATGGGGGTGGCGAGCAGTGCGGCGACCTCGTGCAGGAAGCGGGCGCCCACCTGTGGCTCCACGTCGCCGCGCAGGCTCAGGGCGACCTGACCGTCCTGAACGCGGCCCACACTTAGGCTCAGACCGCCCAGGTGCAGTTCGTCCAGGCCCAGGCTGCCGGCGTCCAGCACCAGCAGCTCGGCGGCCTGACCACCGGCGCGCGTCACATCGGCCAGCGAGGCGCGGAAGTCGCCCTGCAGATCGGCGGCCTGCGGCTGACCGGCATGGTCCGCCAGCGCGGCGCGGCTCAGGCCCAGCACGCCCAGCGAGCGGGCGGCGGCGCGGCCAACCAGCAGCGGCAGCGGCACCTCCTGACCCAGCGCGGCAGCGATCTGGCCCTGGGCGGCCACCAGCGAGCCCACATCGCTGTTCAGGCGCAGTGTGACCGCCTGAGCGGAGGCGGCAGGCAGCGGCACCGGAACCACGGCCGGGACCGGCTGCGCCGCAGCGGCGGGGGCCACGTGCACCGGCTCCTGGACCGGCTCCGGCAGCGGGGCCGGGGTCGGCTCCTCCACCACAGCGGCCGGAGCGGGGGCCTGCACCTCGGGAACGACCGGCTCCGGGACCACGGCAGCCGGCTGGACCTCCTGCGGCGGGTTCACGGCCGGGACCACCGGGGCGGGCGTGGGGGCGGGAGCCGGGGTCGGCTCCGGCGCGGCATCGGCGTCGCGGCGGTACAGCCGCGATAGGAAGCCGCCCAGACCAAATCCGGGAGCGGCGGCCGGCTGTGCCTCGGCCAGGGCCGCGACCGGCGGCATCTCCACCTCGGCGGCGGGCTGCTCCGGCTCGGCGTGCACGGCGGCGGCCGGCACGACCTCCGGCTGCACCTCCGCAACCGAGCTGCTGAACTCGGGGGCCGAAGCCACCAGCGCGTCGGCCTCCTGGTCGGCCAGCTCCGGCTGATCGTCATCCAGCTCGAAGTCCAGGCTGTCGGCCTCCAGCGCCTCGTCCGGCTCGACAGGCGCGTCCTGCGGCTCCGGCTCGACCTGAGCCGCCACCGGCACCTGCAGGTCCGGGAAGCTGGGGGCGGGGACGGCCGGGGCAGCAGCCTGCATCGGCGCTCCGCGCTGCTGGCTCACGAACTCGGTGATGTCGCTCTCGACACCGGCCGCGCTCAGCATGTCCATGCTGGGCATGGCCGGCATCTCCCCGGTCCAGCCGGGCGGCGGCTCGTCCACCGAACCGGGCGGCGGCTCCTCTTCCCCACTCATGACGCGAGACAGGTAGTTCAGGATGTCCTGTTCCACCACGGCGCCACCATCGCCAGATCCGCGAATGGTGTGCCAATCGATACCGTTCGCTTCGGCCAACACTTTGGCCAACGGCGAGATTAACTCCATATGTGCCACCTCAGCGCACCATTCTAAGTGGTTCCTCACGGAATTCCGTGAGGTTCTTTGTGCCGTGGAGGGGTTCGGTGGGGGTAGTGTGGGCATGATAGGGTAGGGCCGACGATGCCGGGCCTGGACGGACCACGAACGCCGCGCTGGCTCCAGGCCCCCGACCCGCTGTATGCGGCGGCCGGCGGGCCGGGCCTGACCCCGCCGACTCGCCGTCCACGGCCCGGCTCCGGACCGGGAGAGTCCTGAACACATGCTGATTTTTGACGAAATGCAAAGCCGGGGCCATGAGCAGCTGACCCTGCTGCAGCACGCCCCCAGCACCCTCAAGGCGGTGGTGGCGGTGCACTCCACCGTGCTGGGCCCGGCCATCGCCGGCTGCCGGCTGATGCCGTACGAGGAGGAGCGCGCCCTGCGCGACGCGCTGGCCATCAGCGAGAGCATCACGCTCAAAGCGGCGCTGGCGGGGCTGAACTACGGCGGCGGCGCGTGCGTGCTGAGCTGGCCAGCCAGCGGCAACAACGAGGCGCACCTGCGCGAGGCGCTGTTCCGCTCCTTGGGCCGGCAGGTGCGCTCGCTGGGCGGGCGGGTGGTGCTGACCGAGGACGTGGGCGTGACGGCCCAGGACATCGCGTTCGCCGCCCAGGAAACCCAGTCCACCATGGGCATGACCACCGACACGCCGGCCGTGACCGCCTACGGGGTCTACCGGGGCCTGAAGGCGGCGGCCCGCACGGTGCTGGGCAGCGAGAGCATGCGCGGGGTGCGGGTGGCGGTGCTGGGCGTGGGCTCGGTGGGCGCCACGCTCTGCGAGCACCTGCACCGCGAGGGTGCGCGGCTGACGGTGGCCGACCGCAACCCGGCCAAGGCCGAGCGGCTGGCCGATGAGCTGGGCGAGCGGGTGACGGTGGTGGCGGCCAGCGACCTGCTCGACACCGCCTGCGACATCGTGGCGCCCTGCGGGTTCGGGCACAGCATTCTCAGCACCGACGTGCAGCGGCTGCAGTGCCGGCTGATTGCCGGCAGTGAGCACCACCCGCTGTCCAGGCGCGGCGAGCAGGCGGTCAAGGAGGCGGGCATCGCCTACGTTCCGGACTTTGCCATCAACGCGGCGGGCCTGATCGCGGCGGCCAGCAACCTCAGCGGCGACCAGGCGGCGGAGCGGGTGTACGCCAACGTGCAGCAGATCAGCGCGCTGGCCCAGCAGTACAACAAGCCGCTGCATCTGGTCGCGCGCAAGCTGGCCGAGCGGCGCATTGAGCTGATCGGGTCGCTGGGACGGTCGCAGGCATGAAGCCCTTCGTGATCGGGGTGGCCGGCGGCAGCGGGAGCGGCAAGACCACCGTGACCCGGCGCGTCATCGAGACGGTGGGCGCCGAGGGCGTGGCGGTGCTGGTGCAGGACAACTACTACCGCGACCAGAGCGACATTCCCTTCGAGTCGCGGCTGAAAACCAACTACGACCATCCGGCGGCCTTCGACTGGACGCTGCTGAACGAGCATCTGGAGGCGCTGCTGGCCGGCGTGCCGATCGAGATGCCCACCTACGACTTCACCCACCACACCCGCGCGGCCCAGACGCTGGCGGTGCTGCCGGCCCCGGTGGTGGTGCTGGAGGGCTTCTTTGCGCTGTACGAGGAGCGGCTGCGGCAGCAGATGCACCTGAAGGTCTTTGTGGACGCCGACCCGGACGTGCGTTTTATCCGCCGGCTGCTGCGCGACACCCAGGAGCGGGGCCGCACCCCCGAGAGCGTCATTTCGCAGTACCTGGAGTTCGTGCGTCCGATGCACCTGCAGTTCGTGGAGCCCACCAAACGCTACGCCGACGTGATCATTCCGCACGGCGGCCTGAACGAGCCGGCGCTCGACATGCTGGCCGCCCGCATCCGCAGCACCGTCTGAGCGCGTTCATCTGCCCTCAACCGCCTCACCCGATACTGAAGCCGGAGTTTCCGTGACCAACAGACCCCCTGCCCCCCGCACCACCAAGACGCCCGCCACCCCGCCGCTGCTCCCGATGCCGACCCGCCACCGGCTGACCCCGCTGCTGCTGGGCCTGATGCTGCTGTCCTTCATCCCAGCCCTGATTCTGGCGGTGCAGCGCGTCCGCTTCGAGTCGGCGCAGCGCACCGTGGCGATGGTGATGGACTACTCGACCCTGACGCAGCAGGCCAACCTCAACGGCCAGACCCCGATGGAGCTGCTGGCGCATTACCGCACGCTGGGCGTGAACGGCGTCGCGCTCTACGAGGACACCCTCGCCTCCCGGGTGCTGCGCGGGGAGATCTACCTGATGTCGGGCATTGAGCTGGCGGCCCGCTACCCGGACGCGAACGTTGATACCCTGCTCACCTACACCCGCGACATCAAACCGGGCGCGCTGGAGGCCCTGGAGAAGAAGTACACCATCCGGCCGAAGTCGGTGGTGATCGGCGGGCAGCGCTGGGACGCCTGGGCCGCGGACCCCGGCTTCCTGCCGGCCGGGCCCAACACGGCCCTGATCAACCGGCTGCAGCAGCAGGGCTACGTGGTGGTCTACCGTCCGTGGGACAGCCAGGCGGTGAAGGAGCCGGCCCTCGACTGGCCGCAGGTGCCGTTCATCGCCTTCACGGACGTGGAGGTGATCGGGGCGCGCAATCCGGCCGTGCTGGAGAAGGTGCGCGAGCGGATGGGCAAGCGGGTGCCGGCCATCATCGAGTTCACACCGCAGAAGGGCATGGAACAGCTGATCCAGGGCCGGTCCGCGGTGCGGCTGTTCTCCATCAGCGCGGCGTGGCAGGAC encodes:
- a CDS encoding E3 binding domain-containing protein — protein: MELISPLAKVLAEANGIDWHTIRGSGDGGAVVEQDILNYLSRVMSGEEEPPPGSVDEPPPGWTGEMPAMPSMDMLSAAGVESDITEFVSQQRGAPMQAAAPAVPAPSFPDLQVPVAAQVEPEPQDAPVEPDEALEADSLDFELDDDQPELADQEADALVASAPEFSSSVAEVQPEVVPAAAVHAEPEQPAAEVEMPPVAALAEAQPAAAPGFGLGGFLSRLYRRDADAAPEPTPAPAPTPAPVVPAVNPPQEVQPAAVVPEPVVPEVQAPAPAAVVEEPTPAPLPEPVQEPVHVAPAAAAQPVPAVVPVPLPAASAQAVTLRLNSDVGSLVAAQGQIAAALGQEVPLPLLVGRAAARSLGVLGLSRAALADHAGQPQAADLQGDFRASLADVTRAGGQAAELLVLDAGSLGLDELHLGGLSLSVGRVQDGQVALSLRGDVEPQVGARFLHEVAALLATPITLLF
- a CDS encoding Glu/Leu/Phe/Val dehydrogenase family protein, whose product is MLIFDEMQSRGHEQLTLLQHAPSTLKAVVAVHSTVLGPAIAGCRLMPYEEERALRDALAISESITLKAALAGLNYGGGACVLSWPASGNNEAHLREALFRSLGRQVRSLGGRVVLTEDVGVTAQDIAFAAQETQSTMGMTTDTPAVTAYGVYRGLKAAARTVLGSESMRGVRVAVLGVGSVGATLCEHLHREGARLTVADRNPAKAERLADELGERVTVVAASDLLDTACDIVAPCGFGHSILSTDVQRLQCRLIAGSEHHPLSRRGEQAVKEAGIAYVPDFAINAAGLIAAASNLSGDQAAERVYANVQQISALAQQYNKPLHLVARKLAERRIELIGSLGRSQA
- the udk gene encoding uridine kinase, which encodes MKPFVIGVAGGSGSGKTTVTRRVIETVGAEGVAVLVQDNYYRDQSDIPFESRLKTNYDHPAAFDWTLLNEHLEALLAGVPIEMPTYDFTHHTRAAQTLAVLPAPVVVLEGFFALYEERLRQQMHLKVFVDADPDVRFIRRLLRDTQERGRTPESVISQYLEFVRPMHLQFVEPTKRYADVIIPHGGLNEPALDMLAARIRSTV